TCAGTGGTCACTGTCTTGAACTTGCtgtacacattttaaatatatgtttaagtgtattttaaatggtCGTTTTGGACATTTCTggtgagggaggaagaaaagaacaggGAGTCTTAACACAGCCAAGCCTTGCTCAAAATAATGGCCGTGAAGAAGTATGGGAAAAATAACAAGTAACAACCTTATGTTTCACTCTGCCGTGCTGTGTGTCTGACCCCTGCTCTTAATCCCAGCTTGATGCATCTAATTTGCTTGGCACCTTTCCTTTGCCTGGGAGGCCAAACAAGAGCTACCTGCACAGATGACACCAGGGTTGTTTCTTGGCCAACTGGCAGAGGACCactgtgctggagcagctgaCTGCATCCTCTGGTCTCCCACCCCCTCTCCCTAGACtaaatatgtcatttttttaacacctgctgcctctgccaaaTTTAATGACCATGTTTGTGTTGGCATCTTtagttgtttgaaaaaaaaccatccaTTTTGCATGGCATTGAAAAGCCATAGACTtacattttaagtatttgaatTTGTTTTGCTCTAAAATGGAATACTCAAGCTTTACCCTTCTGAGCTTTCTGTTGTCATCTTCTTAAAGGTCATACTCACTTTGTACACAACGAAGTCAAGTTacctttccctttttaaaggTGTAGACAAGCTTCAGGATGTAGTGCTGCTTCTTCACCTGCAGGTCTGCAGCAACATGTGTCACCAGACCGACGTATCTGAACTGAGGGAGAAGACTCTCCTGCTATTCCTTAGAATCCCCAGCACTAGTCGTGTTTTGAAATCCTTTGCTATTTGGTGTCAAATTGTTGTAAAAACTCAACTCAagcttttgttcattttttttttttaagttatccAGGCTTTAGGTGAACATCTTAAATTAAGACAACAAGTTATTGCCACTGCTACAGTCTACTTCAAGAGGTTCTATGCCAGGTAGGACTGTTTACTATGATGGTACGAGAATAAAACATGTGCTAGGCACATGTTGGTAgcccttttaaaatgcagttctgtatttaaaacagtgccacttttgttttctggatgGTGTAAAGCTTTTATGCTAATAAAGTTAACttaagctttgctttttcaaaaggaagtgTGGTGCTCTTAATAGATTAATCGTTCTACGTGTATGAAACAACATATTATAATTTTGTTATAACATTTCAGATATTCCCTAAAAAGTATAGATCCAGTATTAATGGCTCCTACGTGTGTGTTTTTGGCATCCAAAGTAGAGGTATGAAGTAttacaattttttaatgtaaaattatgTGAtgtatgagagagagaaaacatttagGACTTTAAAATTTTTGTCGTTCTTCATGCTTTGGGGGTTGAAACCTTCTCTTTTGTGTGGTTTTCTCTAGCAATTTAAGAAAACGAGATGGAGAAGGCCTTCAAACATGTTATTTAGTATTTGATCTTTCACAATTTTGTCTGAATTACTAACCCTGAAGGGCCTCTGAAAATGGGAGAGtattttaaacagctgtttcaCTGTGATACAGTGtttacatatttacatacaCTATATCTTAAATTGTGCAATGTTGCCTTTCTGGtgtgtttttccttatttatgtTTACTCAAACTTTAAAACAGTtgaaattttttcctaattataCTTTTCCCTATCATGTAGTGAGGGATCCTAAGAGTTTACCACACTTTCATTACTTGAATTAAAAGTATGTTGTAGCTCATATGGTGTCTTTGAGAAATTATCATAGGGAACTGGCCCCTTAGGGCTAGGGGTGGGAAGGCTCCATGCCTCCACCATCAGAAGTCCACTTTGAATGTGGCCAAGACTTAGCATCATCTGGGCACTGCTCTTTGTCCTCTGTAATGCAAGAAGTTTTTCAGCTGCTTGAGAAGTGTCCgcttaatggaaaaaaaaaaatcaaattggCCAATTTGTGATATGTCAGCACTAATGAATTTTACAGGAGGAACTCAAATACCTAGCGGATGGTAGAAGCAGTCCTACTAAACCAGTGTTTACACGTGATACTGTTGTCTGTACAAATACTGTGACACCTTCCAGTGTTTGGAAGAgatgaaggaaaggagaaagatgcAGAATATTGGATAGAGTATTTTTTTATCAGCCTGTTAATTAAGCCTTTAAGAAAGTGCAGACATAGAGCTTACATACACAGATTTACCTTATATTATAGAACAATTACTAGAAGTCAGTGCAGCCTTCTTTATGCTACGGCTTCTTCAACTTTAGAGGGCAGCTATAGTGGTAATGATTCTGCTATGCACTTCtctgaaagaacattttaaatagaGATTTTTCAGCTTGCTGACTCTCTCAGCGGAGAAGCTAAGGCTTCATggaaacataatgaaaaaaggTAGTTAATGACAGGTTTCTGAAGGCAGTTGTCTCTCCAAGCAGattaaggaaaaacaacatACCTTCTCGAAGCCCTCTTGTCTATTTTATATGTAGGGTGTTAGCCAGCTAAGCTTTTGGGGCTTTAGTACCTTTCATAAATGTTTACTGTCCCTCATAACTCAAACAGCAAAGTAACTAATAAATGAAAACCTCTGTACCTAAGATCCTTTAATTTACTCTGTtcaccttaagaaaaaaaaaaagcaaagaaaaaggggtgggggaaaaaaagaaatactgcatAAAGAAGCCCATTTTAGTAAGAagccattattttaatttgataaCAGTGTGAGTATGTGGTATTTCAGGTTGTTCACTTCATTTaccattctttttcttcaggaatTTGGTGTTGTTTCAAATACAAGGTTGATTTCTGCTGCTACTTCTGTATGTAAGTATTAGTGATTTTCATTATACTGTAGTTAGGTATCTCTGTAGGGAGATCAGACATTttctttgtgggtttctttttgttttgttttgtttttaaaaggtagcCTTTTATCAAGTCATGAGGGTGCCTGCATGTTGACGGCTAGGAACCAATTAAAGCCATACAGAATAACtaacttccttttttaaatatggaaacAGAAGGGTCCTTTCTCTACTAGTTTTGGGTGATTCTGGTTGGAACTTATGCCaagcataaataaaaacaaagtaataaaattaaactgttgAGGTTTATAAACAGTCTTGAGTAGTAAATTGATTTCTGAACTACTCAAAGATTGGAAACTTAGggttttatttgtctgttttatAGTAGGTATGTTTCCAAGGAAGTACCTGTTTCCAGAATTTTTGGTAGACTCCATACCTCTTAATTTTTTAGTCCTTTTTTCCCATCATAAAATTAGTCTCTGCACatgatatttatttctaaaaatacatctcATAACTTACATATTGTTcacaaataaatgcaataaaatcaCACTGTAGTTACTTCATTCTCTGTCTTTTACACCTGCCTTTTACTTCCCTGTTCCTGTAAATTGCATCTCATCCATCAAGGTCTTAAAGTGGTGGCTTTCCTATCTGAATGCTATAATTTGACCCAGAAGGTACAGCTGCTCTCAGTAGGCAATTTCTGGCTGTGCTCTTCAAAATGTAGGTCAGTGCTTTCAAAATCCCTCTTAGCTGTTGAGGGGACAGGTGACTGGCTGCATCTGTAGCCTCCACATGCAGTAAGTATATCAGTCCATGGGGCTGGCTGTATGACAGTTCCACCACCAGGAACTGAAACGCATCTTCAACGCCAGCCTGACCAAGGCCAGTACTGGATTTAGCAGTAAGTTGCTATTTTTACAGCAGTAACATCTCAAAGCACAGATCTGTGTGGCAGTTTTGATGCATCAGTGAGAAAGATGGATTCTGGTAAATATGCAGACTTCTACTCTTGAGCTGTGCTATTTCTGAAAGTCCCAAGTCTCAGAATCTTGCAGTTCTTCCTTCAGACCTAGAATCGCTGCCTGCCCTGATAAGTACTCTGCATTTCATGGAAGTGGGGACAAAAAGCAACAGGCTTTCTTCTAGCGTTTATGTGTTATGTGTCTTTTATTCTACCTGGTCTTCCTTTACCAGAGTTACTTCAGTAGCACACAGCAATTTTTTTGAGGTCTtcatacaaaaggaaaaaaaagatgaggtgAGACAAGTAAAAGGAAGCTAACAAAAGGGATGACTAGCGTAGTAGTGGTCGGTTTGAAaaggtttgtttgcttttagttAGGTAGAAACATGAAGTTAGTAACACATGCTTCCTTTGTACGGAAGGTAATTTCAGGCTAGTTCAAAagcttttccctctgtttccaCAGCTCTCTAAAACGACAGCTCCATATGGTTGTGTCTGCAGCTTGCTTTgtgggaaaaatgttttgtttccccatcttcccactaaagttgtttatttttttgctccCTATCTCTTTAGTTTGCGTGCTCcttgagaaaaatgtttcattctttcttctctATATTGAAATAACTAAAATTTCCCACCAGTAGCCTAGTCTTACTGTCCTACGGCACATTTTCTAGCAAAATTCACCAGAAGTGTAAATGTTGAAGTCTTTAGTCTGGAGGACTGACACTGTCTTTTCATCACAGTGAATGGCATACTGAGTTTCTGGAAGTAGTATCAATTAATAATTTACTGAGTGTCATTTAATATAAGGAATACTGTCCACTTCCAGGATTTAAAATATTACCTGTTTTCCTTGGAGTGCAGGGACTTAGAATAGATTTTAAGATGTTTCACTTGTACAAATCTCAAATCGACATCCTCAAGTGTACTTAAGTTTTTCTTTGCTCAGCATTCTATTATCAGATCACTCTGGTTTTAACTTAATTAACATAATTCTTAACAGTGCACTATTTGTACCTATTATTGTAAAATGCGTAAGGATAATTAGGTATCTAAATCAGGGATCATCATAAGCTAGAAAACTGAGGATATAAACATTCTCTTGGAGGTGAGAGTATCTTGAATCATACCGTATGCCTCAGTAGATGCTTTTACGTGGGAAACTCAAGGAGAAGAGCACCCTTGAAAGGTGTCCAGTGCCTAGGACATTTATCTGCAGAGTGGTAAATTGACTTCTTGCTTTGAATTTGAGCCTGGGTTTTTGCATATCCAAAGTCTTTACATCGTAGACATACAAGATCTCTTGGCTGAGCTCCCTCGCCCTAGCCCTGTTCTCGCTTTTCTGTAACTTCATTACGTGGTTTAAAATCTTGTCTGTTGAAGGATCAAGTCCATCTAAAAAATCACAGGTGAAAATTCCATTTGAATTTAGTCTTGGAACCGAGATCCTGAAGAGATCACTGGATTTGGCGTGACATCAGCAGGTAGATAGCTCGGTGAATGATAACTTGTGGGAAGTTGGGTACCTGTAAGCTAGTTGGTAGTTAACCAGAAGATCTAATGGTGTTCAAAGCAGCAGACAAGTGTCTGGTTAGAATACCTGTGAAAATCTGGATTTCAGGCgtatttctcttcccctttcagGATCTTAAATCTTACCACttaacttttctctttcaaatacaaacattttgtgCTGCAATCAGTTGTGCTGCCAAATGGATTTGAAGGGGTCTATACAGATGAATtaagagaaagggaaataaataaaagtattaattaTGTCATTTTTAACATACCGATTTCTCTTTACTGTAGTGAAAACTAGGTTTTCGTATGCCTTTCCGAAGGAGTTTCCTTATAGGATGAACCATGTAAGTACGCTGTTTGAAATATAACTTgatcaaagaaattaaaagacaaataattgTTAGCAGGAAAGCCTGTCTTTTAAATTctaagacagaaatattttcatactcATATGTTAAAATGCTCATAATTAATTTTGGATAGATTATCGGGAAagttacttttaaaagtaataaatcTTCTATAACCTCCTTTCCTTAAATTGTTGAAATGTTATAGAGAGAAGTGAAGTGACTGGGTGACTAAAATAGCAATTTTTACATAGTATGATGCTAGAAGAgatttagcttttttttgttttttttttttgaatgttctTGTTTACAAATACATTGCTCCAGGGAAGGTAAATAGCCCTGGCACCTGGGATGCTTCCAAGCTTGCGCACAGCAGCAGTTGGCTTAcagaaagcagttttatttttgtctgaaaaatgtaatggcttttgaaaaatattttttgtttaatatttaaaattcagatttatcAGTGTTTTTCAAGGCATTCTCAGTCACAATGCTGAAAAATTTGTAGTTTTTCTTGAAACTAGTTTTGACCTGTGCTATAGTATTTTGAAAGTTAAACAGatctaattatttttagatCAGCTGTGACAAATACTACTTCTTTGTTGGTTTGCTTTTCACCTAATCTAGAAAGCCAAAAGATATATCAGAATATATAATATCTAAGACCTTGCAATAAAACTGTACAGCTATTTTACAGATAAAGGcaaatggaaatatatttcGGAGTACTGCTTTCCTATAGCTAAAGcagtccagtcttttctttgaTATCATTAATACATCACTATCTCTCTGGAAAATGAGAGCTGATTTAATTGCTACAATTGTACAGAATATTTCGTATgaagttaaaactgaaaatacattaaaaggcCATTTGGCATGTTAGTGGCCTGCTGAAGAGGCTCTAATTCTGCAAAAGGACTTGTGTGTTGCTGTTAAGTGTTTATACACTGGGACCAATTTGCTGCTGCCAGGTGTTGAGACAAATCAGACAAGTATGGCCAGTGAAGTTGTCTTTCCTAGTAAACTTGAtccaaaatgtttaaatgcaTTGTTATTATGACTGGAGTTAAGTTATAGTGGTGGTAAGGCAGTGGCTAACaacagtttgatttttatttggttttgtagtTTCAGATGAAATGCATTTAGGACTGTTGGAAATAAGTGTGGAGAATTCCTATGCATTCATGATGTTAAACTGGATGCCAGTTAACTCTTTCTGCTGTCTGAAAGAATCTGCTGTTTAACTGTGATTTTACTTCTTTGCAGATACTAGAATGTGAATTCTATCTCTTAGAATTAATGgtaggtggggttttttttggtggttttttttttttttactgttgccTCAGTTTAGTTTTTACTGATgaagaatattttgcatttcgTGCTATGAAATATGCATTatgctgtcttttttcccccctcactcTAATTTTAGAATTATGTCCATGCAGGTctaacatttacattttcagcaGAATGCCGTAATTACTGTGCTGTCATCTAGGCTGAGTGAGGGCATTCTCACCTCCTTGCGTTGAATCTGGACTTCTCAACAGAAAGAATGCACATTGCAGGAGTGACATGGGGACAGGAGGAGTGTGTATGGCTCTGCATCCTAGTAGTTAGAGCACTGTTGGGAAGGGTAAAGCATAactcctgtttttaaaagaaaagtaactgTATATAAGTCCTGATGCAGAGACTAGGATGTCAGCGTCCTTATTTCCCCAGATGAATGGCCAGTCAAGAGCATAAAGAGTTGTATTCTTTCTATGCCGTCTTCTTGCCTGGAAGAATCTGGAGCTACACAACGGTGCAGCTTCAGCTGAGAGTGGGGGTAGTATCCCACTCAGGCTAGTCTATAACCTGGTAATTAGAGTAATCTTCTAGGAAGTGAGATGTGGGTTTGAATCCTGTGAGGAAGAAACTGAATTCGGGGCTTCCCCTTTTCTGAGGTGGTGCTGTAACTGTTAGGCTTTTGGATGAAAGGGGTGCAACGTGACGTTTTCTTCCAGGCACTTCCAAAGAAAGGAGCTGTACCTGCTTTTTGTAAGGGTTGCTGTCCCATTGCTGTGTTTTCTAGGGCAGCTGAAGGGATGCAGCCCAGGCGTCTTAGGTAAAGTGCTTAATTTCTGCGCATTGGTTGGACTTGGATGGGTTAGGCACCGAGCTCGCTGTACTAGAGTAGTTCTGCTCAagtgcagagaaaaggagagagaaaccaGGGAGGAGCCTAGTGAGTCAGGCAGCAACTGAGAAAGGATACGTTTTGGGAACAGGGCACAGAGGAGATTGGATCAAAGTTTTTGTTTGTGCCTACAGTGGTTATAACCCCTTTTTAGATATCCTGTTTAGATTTAGTCCTTTAGTCCTCTGCTCTACGAGGCAGTAACTCTATTAAGAGTTTTGTATACAGGAGGTTTATCACAAGTAACTGCGTTTACGAGAAGTTACATTTTGGGGATTAACTTATTTTCCCAGTACGCTCTGCAATACATAACACGTGTAACAACTGTGTCTCACTTCAGCGTTCAGCACATGTAACTTCATGCAGCTTTTCCCTATAGTATCCACACAGTTGGCTGCTTTCAGCGAGAGGGTTATTCCTTCTTGTTTACACCAACCTGGGCCTGAAAAGGGGATTTGAGAgcggtggattttttttcttttctttctttctttccaaaccAGTGTCAATTATTTTGGCATGCTTTCCATGTATGGTATTTAGTGACAGACTGTTTTCTGGCAGTGTTTTGTATTTCCAAGTGGGAATTACGGGTTTGTAAGCAAATGAGGTTTCAGTGTGCTGCAGATGTGGCTTTGTCTCTTAGGGGAAGGACAGTGACAGACTGGCAACCATGCTATGTAATGGTATTCTAGGGAGAGCACTGCCCTCATTAGAGCAGGGTTAGGTGTCAGAATGCTACTTAAAAAAGTAATTGACTTGTAAaccaaatgtttttaatatgaaCTGACAACACATTCTGCATTCTAGTCTAACTTTTATCCTGTTGACACTTTTCCTAGGACTGCTGTTTGATAGTATATCATCCTTATAGACCTTTGCTCCAATATGTGCAAGATATGGGCCAAGAAGACATGCTGCTACCTCTCGCATGGTAATGAAGACAATGATTAACAGTAGTGCCTCCTTTCAGCAAGAAAGCAAGCGTTTAACAGTT
This region of Nyctibius grandis isolate bNycGra1 chromosome 1, bNycGra1.pri, whole genome shotgun sequence genomic DNA includes:
- the CCNC gene encoding cyclin-C isoform X2 is translated as MALGEHLKLRQQVIATATVYFKRFYARYSLKSIDPVLMAPTCVFLASKVEEFGVVSNTRLISAATSVLKTRFSYAFPKEFPYRMNHILECEFYLLELMDCCLIVYHPYRPLLQYVQDMGQEDMLLPLAWRIVNDTYRTDLCLLYPPFMIALACLHVACVVQQKDARQWFAELSVDMEKILEIIRVILKLYEQWKNFDERKEMATILSKMPKPKPPPNSEGEQGPNGSQNSSYSQS